The nucleotide sequence acaaaaaaatattttcagttgctgtgtttttcaaaataaatgggAAAAGTTCAATCAAGTGGACGTACAAAACAACATTTGTTACTTTTAGGTTAACGAAAATTCAAGCCACCGGCTTGTTTTATTGTTtcatacaaaaaataaagtaatatattatatatttcagGCTTACATATTGTTGATAACAATGATGTTATTCATTCCACGTGTTATCCAAATGATGTTGATTTGGTTTGTACTAACAGTCAAAAAGTATAGATAggtaataaatatttgagaacataaagaatatttaaatttaagtcgAGAAACatattaatacatttcagtgtCGGTGAACTCAGATTGGATCTTCTTTCTGGCGAAATGGTTATTCTTATATACCTTATTTTTAATTCTATAAATCGACTTTCGGCAGTCCTTTTTAAAATCATTCCATGTATAGTCATCCTCTTTTACAGCTTCGAAAAGGGCGTTAAGTAAGTGTGTATATACTGCGAAGCCTTTTCTATCCTTTATTCCAGCATAATTCATTTGGAAAAGCAATTTGTCGGAAACTACTCTTTTCAGGTTCTTTGAAATTCCGCCAGGGAGCAGCAATGTCTTGAACATTGGAATATATTTGCTTGAACTACCTTCCAATTCCGCTTCAAAGTTGTCTAAAGCATCGAATGATGCAATAGGAAAAATACTTTTCGGGATTTCACTTAACTTTGTGACTTCCACCAAAATATTTGGGATCTTTGAGACCCCCTCCAAAATCGTGGGGTTGTTAACTGTCACAATTTTTTTCAGATCCTTAATATCCTTTctaagttttttaatttcctcAACCAAAGCTGTTGAATTTTCTGGTATATCCATAAATGGATCTACATCTGCGAATTCCCTTTGATTTTGTTCAGTGAGTTCTTCCTGGTCTTCATCCTGCTGGATTGTCATCGGCTCGCTCATAGTCCAAGTATTTTCAAACTCATCATACTCAGGTTTGGAATCTATCGAGTAGTCCAAGGTATCTTGGTTTGGGAGTTCTATAGTTTCTATGGAGGTTGAACGTTTGGAGGCGTCTACAATAAAGGGAACAATATTAGGAATATAAATACTTTGCAAGGAAGATCGTTTTTCACCCtagcaaaaaatattataatttttgtcAGACTTTTTGTAATGCAAAGACGTTTCCGACTTTATAAGTTAATGTAATGGTTTGTCACCGAAATCTCTTGGGCGAAATTCGCGGTGCGTGGGCTACAATTCAActacaaaaacaattttaaatttaactttCACAACACAAGTcttaactttaatttttttttaaaccctccaaaaacattttttaaaagtactTAAAAGTACAAGTTCTTGCAGATCGACTATAGCTGTCAGACTTAATTCGTAACATTTACTAGGTAATTACAACTATGGCATGCCGAACTTAACTTTCGTTCTCGTTTTAAATTGACAGAGTAAAATGGCCTATTTATAAATTGATCTCGGCAAagaaatatacatttttagcTATTAGGGCCACATAATTATGGTTAAGTTCGATCACAGATCTTACCCTTGTTCGTGAGGCGACTGACTTTTCGAGGGCGAAGTGACATGCCCTCCTCACTGCCAGATATATCCTTCCGCTTGTTTGGAGAGCATTCTTTTTGGTGATCCTCCTGCTGGAGACCTTTGATCTGGAGCGATTCGGCTGCTTTAAGGAGTTCGGCCAGCTGGTTCTGCGGAATATGGACCTCACCGCGGTACATATAGAGCACTATGGCATGTAGTTGCTGGTACTTGACATCCTTCAGCATAAAGATGGGGTGTTTGTCGTACTGTTCCTTCAGTAGGGTCTGTGCGGATGGGACTTTAATCGATTAGGGTACTTCTTCTGATCTAGAAGATGGAATACTCACCGCAAAGTAGGGACTGAAGGCCGACAGCACCAGCTTGTGGGCCTTCAAATACTTTCCCTCGGCGGCGAGGGTGCAATCGGACAGGGATTCGTTGCCCAGCAGGTTTTCAAACACCCCGATCAAAGTAGACTGGTGTTGGCTCCAACTCAGGCAGAGCTGATGATCCATTTTGAGGTGCTCTCTTGGATATTGAACTGATGTTCTAAAACTGAAGCAAGAACGTGGAGATATAGGTCCGTCAACAGATATAAAATAGGATTACCTTTTCGTCTAATGTATTAAATGCGGTTGAAAGTGCGTGGAGTGTTACGGCTATTTCTTAACAACTCCACCGGATCACAGATTTGTAATGAATATTGTAaatccaaaacaaaaaatgagTTGCTGACAACCTCAGTGTGACCAAGaaagtttttgaaaatattcacAAAATTAAGAAAGGGCGCGAAATCTGAAATAACGGCAGCGCTTAGCAAAACAACGTGATCGCCGATGACTGTTGGATCAATATGAGAATTACATTCTTGGAAAGATTTTGACATTTATGGAaacacttttaatatttattgtataCCCAAATTTCTTGTATTTCTGTACCAAGCGAAAAAgtaaaaactaaatttttaaaaaaagttaacAATTTCTGTTTAACTCAGTAACATTATTGCAGAGcattctttaaaaaatctaGTCAAATATTCCACCAGAATTCGCCCCAAATGAACTGTTCAATATGTGTCCCTAACGAAAATGTCAGTTTTATACAGGTACCTTAAAATCTTAAAACCGGGACAAGTAGGGactttataataatatatagaGCTGGGGAAGAGTAATATACCTATTTCCTCTTGACTGCTACTTGGTTTAAATTGCATACATTACCATTGAGTTTCGCTCGATATTAATTAACTAATTTtcgtttttaaatataacgCTGTTTCCGCCTAAAATCGAGTTGTTAACAGTACGGCAGTTAAGAGAGTGGAACTTTAACATCGCGTTTTCACCGTGACTGTTTGcaatatttttggtatttttgaaaaaattaaattggtATATTTGTGACAGCCAAACGGTATCGTTTGTACTTAAGTGCGCGGTCATATTAAGTTTTTTTCCCCGACGAAACTggaaacagcagcagcagccgttTGAATATAATATCATTCCCATTTCGAGCTAAAACGTCGTTGAGTGCCAAACAGGAATAACCAACGGCGCACCATGCCTTCGGCTGCAAATACCGCTACTGCTACCGCTGCAActgccaacaacaacaacaacagcagcaacaacgcCGCCAGCAAGGAGAAGCGCTCCTCAATCACTTCGCTGGGCGGATCGGGAATCGCCGGAGGAGCCGATGCGACCAATGGCCAaaacaccaccaccaccgccaacaacaacaacaatggagcagcagcaacggCGGCGGCGGCCACGGAAGGCAGCCAAACGGATTTGGCCAGCAGCAGCACGAACACGGCGAGCAATGGGAACGCGGCCAAATTGAAGGCGACTCCAGAGCCGTATAATCCGCTCAAGCAGCTGCTGGTGACCATCGAGCACAAGATCCGGAACCTGGAGAAGCGCAAGGTCAGTGTGTTGGGAGGCCGGGCATAAAGTGGCAAGAAAGGATCTCTTTTTGGCAGCATGGCCcaccatttttattttcattctCTCCGTGTTGCTTTGTTTCGTTTTGTGCGCACCCCGCGGCCCCCCTCCCCCCGTTCGGCGTAAGTTTTCGGGGCTGGCAGATTTTTCGCGACGCCATGTTTTCTAGAGCGCGGCGTTGCCAGACCGTGCACAGCGGCCGGCATGTCAATTAGAACCCAGGCCGAAAACAATCTCTGGTTGTTTCGATTTCTTCAGACTGCCTTTAGCGGTACGCAAAGTGATATGAATAGTTTGTTTGAACACGATGGTTCTTGCAAGTTCTTGCATCGAAACGCACGCTCTACCAACAGCTGAGTAAACTGTTGGTCTGGCAACGCCATTCGCCGGTTCGGAATGCTGAagttttgttgttgctctaattctttttctttgcttttgtttatttgcGGATTTGTTCtttcaatttgttttaatatcTGGATAACTATAGTAAAACAAAACTTAGAATACCTAAAGATggaaaattcagatttttatatcctttttaaaattctttttataattttaacgTGCACAGTAAATTGCTCACTTAATTAATTCCCTAtatcattttatttatgttcTTATTTACTATTTTTCTTTCATTATTGTTAAAGAAAATTAAGAGAAATTAAACTATTGTTTTAATTGACCATTAACTATCTttcgctttaaaaatatttttttaaaatcaaaactATAATCATAATTAGCTGGCAAACTGATTATACGAAAACGTTTTGAAAGATTACTTTGCTATTATTATTCTGTTTGCCAAAATGCAATGGTCGTAAAGTCTGAAAACCTTATTGGCTAAAAATTCTAACTGGTCGTCTTTGactgtttaaaatatttagctaTACCATGAAAAGTCAATTGTGACTCGCTTTCTGTCTAGAACTAAAATTGGTCTTGAAACAAATATATACCTAAGGTCATATCTTTTATAGTTTGTAAATTCTAGAAACTAAAGGTTGCCAGTTATTCGTTTGTAAAGTGATTTAGTAAATGCAAGTTGTATATAAAACAATAACATTTTAAGTAAAACCCCATATCTTGCACATTACATTTCTGTTTAgttatttatgtatttgcAATGTTAGGAAGATCCGAATATCGCTGCGTCAGCAGTAAACACGAGACAGAATCTGACTCACTACTTTTCTCTGTATTTTCAACAGACCAAACTGGAGTCTTATCGCGCCATACAGAGCACCGGCAAGGAGCTGAGCGGCGACCAGGCTTCGGCTGTGGCCAAATATGATGCGGTCCTGGCCAATCTGGAGTTTGCCCGCGAGCTGGCCAAGCATATTCAGCAGCAGTCCAAGGAGGCCGAAAAGGAgcagaagaagcaggcgcgcAAGGTAAACTGGTTGATTTGATACCTATCGCTGATACTAATACCTTACATTTCCACTACAGGACAACCTGGCGAAGACAATTGCTGAGACGGCCAAGATCAAGGAGGTTCTGATCATCCAGAACGTGCTTAGCTGCTTCAACGACGAACAAGTGCGCAACGATTTTCTGACCGGCGAAAACGGAGCGACCAAATTGGACAGCAGCGAACTGGATGTGCTGGAGAAATTGTAAGTATTACGGAATAAAGCAATGTATTTTGCGAGACtatttctaaatttaaaattaaaaacacaaTTTTCTCTTTTCCCCAGCTGCATGGAGACTCAAACTCGTCGCCCGGAAACAGCTGATGATGTTAGCTTTATTACCACTGCCCAAAAGTCTGCTGAACTGTTTTCTTCGACCATCAATGCGCGTCCCAAGTCCTTTGGCGATGTGACCTTCGAGAAGTTGCGCACTCTCTTCCAGCAGATCCAGGACTCTGGCTACTTGGACAAGTACTATCTGGTGCCCCTGGCCGATAACGCGGTGGCCAACAGCACGGATAGTGGCACCGGAAGCGGCGATGGAGAGGGCGGTGACTTGTTGAACGATGGCTCGGGAGAGCTCGACACGGAACTGCCATCGGAGCCATCGGCACGCACCTCGTTGGAGGAGGGATTGGACAAGTTGCATCTGGGAGTGCAAACGGATCTGGAGCAGCATCCCCagcaccagcaacagcaggaGCGTCCGGGACATCTTATACTggagcagcagcaccagcgTGCTCCCTCTCTggagcatcagcagcagcagaactTGGTggtgcagcagcaacaacaacaacagcagcagccaccacctcAGGTTTACCAGGCAGCTCCTCCGGCCGGAGGAACCACCACGCCAGTGCACGTTCTATACGCTCCTGCGCCGCCtccccagcagcagcagcagccccAACAGCAGCCGCCACATCCTCACCAGCTGTTGAGCAGTCCCGTGAATCTCCAGGCCTTGCAGTCGGGAGCCGCAGCTCCGCCGCCACAGCAACTGCAACCGCATCCAACTCACGTTGCTCTCAATGTGCGCGCCGTGGAACAGAACTACTTCAAGCAGCCACCGCCGCATCCGCAGGCTCCTGGACTGCAGGGACCACCAACgccccagcagcagcagtttATGCAGCAGTTGCGTCCCTTGGCGGAGGTTCTAGGCACAGGAAGCTTCCACTTTCTGCAGGACAGTGAACTGGACAATCCTGAAGCTTTAGCCCCACCACCGCCGACCAATCAGGGATTGGTTTTTGAGCAGCAGCCGCCGCAGCCCAACCACGTCGAAGAACCACCGCAGGCCATACAAACGCTGACCTTCACCAACCAGTCGTTCCCATCGCAGCAGCCCAAGCCCCAGCAGCAGGCTCCTCCTccgcagcaacagcagctgTTCTCCCCTGTCCTGATTCACGAACAACgtcagcagccaccacagcagcagccgcagccCATGTTGATTATGCCGCGTCTGCCAACACAGCAGCCTCAGCAGCCGGCTCCTCAGGGAATTGGAATGCAGCCGGGCGATGTGACCTCAGTTTTTCCGTACGAAAATGCTGTGGTCACCTATGAGCAACAGATCCAGCAGCAGTTgaaacagcagcaacaccaacagcagcagcagcaacaacagcagcagcaacatcagcagcagcaacagctggAAGAGTCTTCGTCTGTAAACACCTCTTCGAGTGTGGGCGCTGGTGGAGATGTGGAGAACAATGAATGGCATGCTCGTAATAACGATACGAATGCCGCAGCCACAGCTGCGCTTACGAATGTGCTTAAAGGCGAGGCCACACCACCGGCCCCGCCTACCAAGTGGAGCTCGGAGATGAATGCCATGAGCAGCGCTGCCTCGAatggcagcagcaacaccagccaCAAGCAGGAGTGGGCCACGCCCAGGGACCACAGCGCTGGCGGTGGCAATGGCGGTTATGCGGACAACGAGGGCAACAACCACTGGAACAACTCGCAGGGCGAGGGACGTCGCAACTCGGGCAATTACCAGCGACGCGGCGGAGATCGGGACAACCGGGATCGCGATCAGGGAGGGCGTGGTGATGAGCGGCGCAACGGCGGCGACAGAGGCAACTACCGGTCGCGTCAGTACGGCAACTCATCGAACGGACGCAACTCGGGCAACAGCGGCGTGTACTTCCGCAACAATGAGTCGGGCAACGGTGGAGGCAACAGCTACTACCAGAATGGAGGAGGCGGCGGTGGCACGTACAACAAGGAGTCGCGCTACGAATCGTCAGGCGGCGGCGGTGGAAGCTACCGTGGTCAGCGCGGTGGCAACCAGCAGAGGAATGTCAATGGTTCGTACGGAGGCGGCAGACCCATGGGTGATCGCGGGCGCGGCGGAGCGGGTAACCAGGGAGGTGGTGGTGGCTACATAAACCGCCAGAACCAGTCGCAACGCATGCCTCTTGGACTGGAGAATAAAAACTGAGCAAACAATACGTATTaaccgaaaacaaaaacatacaATTCATGCAAACCATACACACAAAACATACATACAGAAAACAAGGAAATCAATCATCCACATGCAAATAATGGCAACGTAGACGTACAATTATCGTTACGTAAAAAACTCTCAACCAGAAGGAACGGAAGTCTATCAAAAAGAATCCTTTATAACGCAACTAGGGAAACGAAAATGAAGCAGCAGCAAAACCGATTCGTGCGCATTTTTGAAtacaatttataattattttcctTGATTTTGGTTTATTTGATAATgtattattaataaaacaaaatagttGTTAGAAACAAAAGGGAATTACAACTATATACAGGAAAGTAAACGCTCTAAGGGTTTCTAAAACTCCCAGACAGGACAGGACTTCGGCAAAGGAAAACAAACGAAAGAGATGGGCTAAACACAACTTGATTCGCCACTTCTCGCCCGACCTCACTATATCCCTGTTTGGCTGCGTTGAAGCTAATGCGATAATTAACAGATgtcgagagagagagaaaataaaaaagtatttatacGTCTTAGCAACTAAATAACGATTCTGaaatatacaaattaattACTATtacctatatatataaacgaaggataaatatatttatagttTGTGCTCTTACTGTCTGCTCTATCCCATTTCAACaccttttttgttttgccaaaCTTTTACACACAAACGAAGAAAACTAAAATACAAAAGCCACGTAAGAAAATAATAGTTGTAATTAATATTGCGTGGATGATGAAGTGTGCACACTAACAGTGCATTATAAATGAAATGAAACTATGTATTTGCAAAATAGTACATACATTAAACAAAAGTATATAAatcaaatgtttttttatattacaAAGGGTCACTTGGGTTTTttgaaaatggaaataaaaaccatttaaaggGGAATCCAATAAAAACAGTTTTTACTttcaattatatttataaacatttttttatctaAAACTTAAAATTACTTCTGTGTTTAGTTAAGTTTATTGCAATTGGATACAGATCTGTTTCTCTTAACTTTTACTTAAGACCTGATAAAGATTAATGGAGCT is from Drosophila suzukii chromosome 3, CBGP_Dsuzu_IsoJpt1.0, whole genome shotgun sequence and encodes:
- the LOC108015536 gene encoding modifier of mdg4, with amino-acid sequence MDHQLCLSWSQHQSTLIGVFENLLGNESLSDCTLAAEGKYLKAHKLVLSAFSPYFATLLKEQYDKHPIFMLKDVKYQQLHAIVLYMYRGEVHIPQNQLAELLKAAESLQIKGLQQEDHQKECSPNKRKDISGSEEGMSLRPRKVSRLTNKDASKRSTSIETIELPNQDTLDYSIDSKPEYDEFENTWTMSEPMTIQQDEDQEELTEQNQREFADVDPFMDIPENSTALVEEIKKLRKDIKDLKKIVTVNNPTILEGVSKIPNILVEVTKLSEIPKSIFPIASFDALDNFEAELEGSSSKYIPMFKTLLLPGGISKNLKRVVSDKLLFQMNYAGIKDRKGFAVYTHLLNALFEAVKEDDYTWNDFKKDCRKSIYRIKNKVYKNNHFARKKIQSEFTDTEMY
- the Capr gene encoding caprin homolog, whose product is MPSAANTATATAATANNNNNSSNNAASKEKRSSITSLGGSGIAGGADATNGQNTTTTANNNNNGAAATAAAATEGSQTDLASSSTNTASNGNAAKLKATPEPYNPLKQLLVTIEHKIRNLEKRKTKLESYRAIQSTGKELSGDQASAVAKYDAVLANLEFARELAKHIQQQSKEAEKEQKKQARKDNLAKTIAETAKIKEVLIIQNVLSCFNDEQVRNDFLTGENGATKLDSSELDVLEKFCMETQTRRPETADDVSFITTAQKSAELFSSTINARPKSFGDVTFEKLRTLFQQIQDSGYLDKYYLVPLADNAVANSTDSGTGSGDGEGGDLLNDGSGELDTELPSEPSARTSLEEGLDKLHLGVQTDLEQHPQHQQQQERPGHLILEQQHQRAPSLEHQQQQNLVVQQQQQQQQQPPPQVYQAAPPAGGTTTPVHVLYAPAPPPQQQQQPQQQPPHPHQLLSSPVNLQALQSGAAAPPPQQLQPHPTHVALNVRAVEQNYFKQPPPHPQAPGLQGPPTPQQQQFMQQLRPLAEVLGTGSFHFLQDSELDNPEALAPPPPTNQGLVFEQQPPQPNHVEEPPQAIQTLTFTNQSFPSQQPKPQQQAPPPQQQQLFSPVLIHEQRQQPPQQQPQPMLIMPRLPTQQPQQPAPQGIGMQPGDVTSVFPYENAVVTYEQQIQQQLKQQQHQQQQQQQQQQQHQQQQQLEESSSVNTSSSVGAGGDVENNEWHARNNDTNAAATAALTNVLKGEATPPAPPTKWSSEMNAMSSAASNGSSNTSHKQEWATPRDHSAGGGNGGYADNEGNNHWNNSQGEGRRNSGNYQRRGGDRDNRDRDQGGRGDERRNGGDRGNYRSRQYGNSSNGRNSGNSGVYFRNNESGNGGGNSYYQNGGGGGGTYNKESRYESSGGGGGSYRGQRGGNQQRNVNGSYGGGRPMGDRGRGGAGNQGGGGGYINRQNQSQRMPLGLENKN